GCGGATGGCGATTTCGCCGCGGTTAGCGACGAGAACTTTCATGAGCGGATGATTTCGATTAAGGCGATGGGGTCGCCGTAGCCCACGTTGCGGCCGTCCGCAGCCAGGGTTTTGAGAACTTTGCCGTCAAACGGCGCCACCAAGGCCATTTTTTCCGCGGCTCCTTCCACGTGGCCCAATGGATCGCCTTTTTTGACATTGACCCCGGGGCGCGTTTTATCCGCGGCCAGCGTTAATGTGCCGATGGTCGGGGCGCGCACATACCCCAGGGCCTGGGCGCCGGACGACGGCGCGTGCGCGCCCGGCTCAAAGACCATGTGCACCAGAACCGGCGGGTTCGAGGATTTATTCTCGTAATAAATCTCGGCCAAATCCTTTTTATCTTTGGCCCACTCCAGTAAATCGAGCGCTAAATCCATGTTATTTGGTCGCGGCCACGCGTTCCACGTAGTCGCCCGAGTACACGTCCACTTTAATGGTGTCGCCTTCTTTGATGAACACCGGAGCCTGGACCGTGATGCCGTTTTCCAGCTCCACGGGTTTTGTCGGGTTCGTCGCGGAATCGCCCCTGATGCCCGGCGGCGCGCTCGTGACTTTGAGCGCGACGTTGGCGGGCAGAAGGATATCCAGGATTTCGCCGCCGATATAGAGGGCCTCGACTTCCATGTTTTCGGTTAAAAATTTGGCCGCATCGCCGATTTTTGATTT
Above is a genomic segment from Elusimicrobiota bacterium containing:
- the efp gene encoding elongation factor P — its product is MIEAVDLRPGSIFEENGRFFKVIKFQHHRMSQSAAVCRTKLRDLESGNVMEKSYRSTDRLRTPEVEKRPKTFMYFDGDEAHLMDMESYETVVFSKSKIGDAAKFLTENMEVEALYIGGEILDILLPANVALKVTSAPPGIRGDSATNPTKPVELENGITVQAPVFIKEGDTIKVDVYSGDYVERVAATK